One stretch of Eupeodes corollae chromosome 2, idEupCoro1.1, whole genome shotgun sequence DNA includes these proteins:
- the LOC129946235 gene encoding ras GTPase-activating protein raskol isoform X2: MGRRPFNRVCAINYPSRVEGWLDVCENEGELSRKNIMLPWGPLYCVLQQDEQSFTAYCSEEISIFPATPNKELTDVLFNEYPRVRLDRVRKPAKVLWNGPPTVCEETEESDGCPIDIAANTTLYSDLDTSYEKACRRGSAPATPILGQKQSQQENNTTSRFTNFFSKRSNPLKRTKSVTKLERTKRGSGGLRGSRSHESLLSSHAVMSTIDLSCTGAVGVAPVHQSVLGRRHCFQVRGGPRGERYYSCGSRQERDLWIYSLRKSIAPNSEHTRHIDNSLKMWIYEAKNLPPKKKYFCELHLDKTLYGRTSVKLQTDLLFWGEYFDFPDIPDINVITVNVFREVEKKKKRDKHQFVGSVKIPIHEVTSRLFSEDWYQILSEKNDNSMNRGSSKEVTPTLRIKCRFQSTDILPINVYADFLTFLKENYKRVCESLEPVIGVKAKEDIGQALVLLMHAQGLAGAFLTDVVALDLLRVGDQRLTFRGNSLATKSMEAFLKLTGEQYLQDTLSAPINEIIHSDRDCEVDPLKATGSLVRQQQSLRNAVRAAWSSIYESHKHFPPQLRECFATFRERLQTLGREDMADNLISASIFLRFLCPAILSPSLFNITNELPSIRATRNLTLVAKTLQTLANFTRFQGKENFMEFLNDFLEQEAPRMKEFLHNISTRPEHTPPESILDWSGYIDQGKQLSILYGLLSESIQKLSENRQRELDPMQHILDEITKAIDSNRFSHDNQENRNPDEQHYSGGAQPQTQKIVPPERGIIRGVLTPSSLEKNIFRYNDPTVIPLLQENKRNSNSQSSINGLHNNVGQLHHSQSQSSIASSQNGGGALIPTTIQHHCPPPPSSVTSTAERNSAAGSGASGSNAYSVGSAHHFPSNGNISTISTSGNSASPSSLRATTLPRNNNNNYDDSTVVSGGGNLIQIGLLDPTSAFVRKSPTPHMKLGSRGKTGQSGSQISLLSERTPSKLNLGIPDPAHHHITNSSPVQIVPSGENNSNSNMPMNLEDLDDLFKYAEEQAIAVAAAADSHKPKEPLTSKGSHCSSGYQSINTPSSSPIDQQHAQHQQQMMNSNPLNRQQVHLGNGGLQPPLAFKNPIYQLQSSASSTASSTNSNAHHHHHLYHHHAQQLQQQQLQQAQQAQLIQQHRPSNYSISNVFPNKSGGMITARATHLERTGGGGASSSLTPSSSEERLSNDNYHVIPFKTIAPENGHIETHRSLSGTSSSSGGGRVPRTNPQYKREEYTPQNDTYAPITSFLNRSIRDGHPTAGPVAIYNGGQAGQHHHHLNGKIISNGPVASSNNNRYQRRLSLDSARTLSDSSTDTEGVCQPIEGKRRRQPRNTYDQNGEIQLLQETLDSLRHTLDRDEAELRDSSDEIFALNRYNGGNNALQQSDSTMRSIIERLITMEEELRREQMKMSLALSHKQRVIEAQGQQIAALDAANNRLLSALTALRQRYETQQQHHHHPNTSSSQQ; encoded by the exons acACATCATACGAAAAGGCATGCAGACGTGGATCAGCACCAGCAACACCTATTCTAGGCCAAAAACAAAGCCAACAAGAGAACAATACCACATCAAGgtttacaaatttcttttccaaaag ATCAAATCCTTTGAAACGTACAAAATCAGTAACAAAGCTAGAAAGAACCAAAAGAGGCTCAGGTGGACTTCGAGGATCCCGATCGCATGAGAGTTTACTTTCCAGTCATGCAGTTATGTCGACAATag atCTCTCGTGCACTGGAGCAGTCGGAGTGGCACCCGTTCACCAATCGGTTCTTGGTCGTCGTCACTGTTTTCAAGTTCGCGGTGGTCCACGAGGTGAACGTTATTACAGTTGCGGATCAAGACAAGAGCGAGATTTATGGATATACAGTTTACGTAAATCAATTGCTCCCAACTCGGAGCACACTCGCCATATAGATAACTCGTTAAAAATGTGGATATACGAAGCCAAGAATCTTCcaccaaaaaagaaatatttctgtGAGTTACATTTAGACAAAACCCTTTATGGACGAACAAGTGTAAAGCTACAAACAGATTTACTATTTTGGGGTGAATACTTTGATTTCCCTGATATACCTGATATAAATGTAATTACCGTCAATGTGTTCCGAGaggttgaaaagaaaaagaaacgggATAAGCATCAATTTGTAGGATCAGTTAAAATTCCGATTCACGAAGTGACTTCTCGTTTATTTTCGGAGGATTGGTATCAGATTTTGAGTGAAAAGAATGACAATAGTATGAATAGAGGCTCTTCGAAGGAAGTAACACCAACACTGCGTATAAAATGTCGTTTCCAGAGCACAGATATTCTTCCAATCAATGTATACGCTGATTTTCTGacatttttgaaagagaatTACAAACGTGTTTGTGAGTCCCTTGAGCCAGTTATTGGAGTCAAAGCCAAAGAAGATATCGGTCAGGCATTGGTATTATTAATGCATGCCCAGGGTTTAGCTGGTGCATTTCTTACCGATGTTGTAGCCTTAGATCTTCTAAGAGTAGGTGACCAGCGTCTGACGTTTCGCGGCAATTCTCTAGCAACGAAGAGTATGGaggcatttttgaaattaacagGCGAGCAGTATCTCCAAGATACCCTGTCTGCGCCTATCAATGAGATTATTCACTCTGATCGTGACTGTGAAGTTGATCCACTCAAAGCAACTGGATCCCTTGTTAGGCAGCAACAATCTCTTCGAAATGCAGTACGTGCCGCTTGGTCAAGCATTTATGAGTCACACAAGCACTTTCCACCGCAGCTACGTGAATGCTTTGCCACATTTAGAGAACGGTTGCAGACGCTTGGAAGAGAAGATATGGCTGATAATTTAATTTCGGCTTCGATTTTCTTGCGATTTCTTTGCCCGGCAATTTTATCTCCGAGCCTTTTTAACATCACCAATG AACTTCCATCTATCAGAGCAACACGCAATTTGACTTTGGTAGCAAAGACACTTCAAACACTTGCAAACTTTACGCGCTTCCAAGGCAAGGAGAATTTTATGGAGTTCCTGAATGATTTCTTAGAGCAAGAAGCCCCCAGAATGAAGGAGTTTTTGCATAATATTTCAACCCGCCCCGAGCATACACCACCAGAATCGATTCTTGATTGGTCCGGATACATAGATCAGGGAAAACAACTGTCCATTTTATATGGTCTGCTGTCGGAGAGTATTCAGAAACTAAGTGAAAACCGTCAACGCGAGTTAGATCCCATGCAACATATACTGGATGAGATTACAAAGGCAATTGATTCCAACCGTTTCTCGCACGACAATCAAGAAAATCGTAACCCTGATGAACAACATTACTCCGGAGGTGCTCAGCCGCAAACACAGAAAATTGTTCCCCCAGAACGCGGCATTATTCGTGGGGTATTGACCCCAAGTTCACTGGAGAAAAATATCTTCCGATACAATGACCCCACAGTTATTCCTTTATTGCAAGAGAACAAACGAAATTCTAATAGTCAATCGAGTATTAATGGGTTGCATAATAATGTGGGGCAGCTACATCACTCACAATCGCAATCATCTATAGCTTCATCACAAAACGGTGGTGGTGCCCTTATTCCAACCACAATTCAGCACCACTGCCCACCACCTCCATCGTCTGTCACAAGCACTGCCGAGAGAAATTCTGCAGCAGGATCTGGCGCGTCTGGAAGCAATGCATACAGCGTTGGAAGTGCACATCATTTCCCGAGCAACGGAAACATCTCAACAATTAGCACAAGTGGTAACAGTGCAAGTCCGAGCTCCTTGAGAGCGACAACTTTACCaagaaacaataataacaattatGATGATTCCACTGTTGTAAGTGGAGGAGGAAACCTTATTCAGATAGGCCTTTTAGACCCGACTAGTGCATTTGTTCGAAAAAGTCCAACTCCACATATGAAACTCGGATCTCGTGGCAAGACTGGACAAAGTGGCTCGCAAATAAGTCTTCTGAGTGAACGCACACCCAGTAAGCTGAACTTGGGCATTCCAGACCCAGCTCATCACCACATAACCAACAGTTCGCCTGTACAAATTGTTCCATCAGGTGAAAATAATTCTAACAGCAATATGCCAATGAATCTAGAGGATCTTGATGACCTGTTCAAATACGCAGAAGAACAGGCGATCGCTGTTGCAGCTGCAGCTGATTCCCATAAACCCAAAGAACCACTGACATCGAAGGGCAGTCACTGCAGCTCTGGATACCAAAGTATAAACACTCCTTCCTCTAGTCCAATAGATCAACAACATGCTCAACACCAGCAACAAATGATGAATAGCAATCCTTTGAACAGGCAACAAGTGCATTTAGGAAATGGTGGGCTTCAGCCTCCGCTTGCATTTAAGAATCCGATATATCAACTGCAGTCGTCGGCTTCTTCGACTGCGTCATCGACAAACTCCAATgctcaccatcaccatcatctcTACCACCATCATGCTCAACAGTTGCAGCAACAACAGTTGCAGCAAGCTCAACAAGCACAGCTAATCCAACAACATCGACCAAGCAACTACTCCATTTCAAATGTATTTCCCAATAAATCCGGGGGAATGATAACCGCTCGAGCAACCCATCTCGAAAGAACCGGAGGTGGAGGAGCATCGTCATCCCTGACACCATCAAGCAGCGAGGAGCGCCTCAGCAATGATAATTACCATGTAATTCCGTTTAAGACAATCGCTCCAGAAAATGGTCACATCGAAACCCACCGATCACTAAGTGGAACAAGTAGCAGTAGTGGTGGTGGACGTGTGCCACGCACAAATCCGCAATATAAACGTGAAGAATATACTCCCCAGAATGATACTTATGCGCCCATAACCAGTTTTTTGAATCGAAGCATTCGTGATGGACATCCCACTGCTGGACCAGTGGCAATTTACAATGGTGGACAAGCAGGTCAGCATCACCATCATTTGAAtggcaaaataatttcaaatggcCCAGTTGCAAGTAGCAACAACAACCGATACCAAAGACGATTAAGTTTGGACTCTGCGAGAACTTTGTCGGATAGCTCGACAGACACAGAAG GTGTATGTCAACCCATCGAAGGTAAACGTAGGCGACAGCCACGCAACACTTACGATCAAAACGGAGAGATACAACTGTTACAAGAAACCCTCGATAGCCTTCGACACACCCTCGACAGAGATGAAGCCGAACTTAGAGACTCAAGCGATGAAATATTTGCTCTGAACAGGTACAATGGTGGCAATAACGCTTTACAACAATCAGACTCAACAATGAGAAGCATTATTGAGag gcTGATTACTATGGAAGAGGAACTTCGTCGTGAGCAAATGAAAATGTCACTTGCTCTCTCGCACAAGCAGCGCGTTATAGAAGCTCAAGGGCAACAAATAGCAGCCTTAGATGCAGCGAATAATCGATTACTCAGTGCTTTGACAGCTCTACGACAACGCTACGAGACCCAACAACAGCATCATCACCATCCAAATACATCCTCATCACAACAGTAG